The Anaerolineae bacterium region TCATTCTGAAGTTGGGCGGTGAGTCCCTTGCCGGCCCAAGTGGCTTTGGCATTGACCCTCATCGGGCCGATGAAGTGGCACAGATGATCAAGCATGTCAAAGAGGCCCATGAGGTGGAGATCGCCATCGTGCTGGGCGCCGGCAACCTCTGGCGCGGCAAGGACGGCCTGGCCCACGGCATGGAGCGGGCGACCGCCGACCATATGGGCATGCTGGCCACGGTGATGAACGCCCTGGCCCTGCAGGACGCTCTGGAGCGCGCCGGCGTGGTCACCCGTGTGCAGACGGCCATCGAGATGAAAGCCATCGCTGAACCGTACATCCGCCTGCGCGCCATCCGCCATCTGGAGAAGGGGCGGGTGGTCATCCTTGGGGCCGGCACCGGCAACCCCTACTTCACCACAGACACCGCCGCCGCTCTGCGCGGTATGGAGATCAACGCCGAGGTGCTGGTCAAGGCCACCAAAGTGGACGGCGTATATGCCGAAGACCCGATGATCAATCCCAACGCCAAAAAGTTCGACCGCCTGAGCTACATCGAGGCGCTGAACATGCGCGTGGGGGTGCTGGACAGCACCGCCATCTCGCTGTGCATGGACAATGACCTGCCCATCGTGGTGGTGAATCTCTGGAAGCCGAACACCCTGGAGAAAGTGGTCTTGGGCGAGCCGGTGGGCACCATCATCTGTCGCGGCTAGCCGCAGGACCGCGAGTAACGCGGTAAGGAAGGAGGCGCCCATGATCGAAGAAGTATTAGCCGAAGCAA contains the following coding sequences:
- a CDS encoding UMP kinase; its protein translation is MSNVKYRRIILKLGGESLAGPSGFGIDPHRADEVAQMIKHVKEAHEVEIAIVLGAGNLWRGKDGLAHGMERATADHMGMLATVMNALALQDALERAGVVTRVQTAIEMKAIAEPYIRLRAIRHLEKGRVVILGAGTGNPYFTTDTAAALRGMEINAEVLVKATKVDGVYAEDPMINPNAKKFDRLSYIEALNMRVGVLDSTAISLCMDNDLPIVVVNLWKPNTLEKVVLGEPVGTIICRG